TTGATCTGATTGTCATTATACGGCCTGCGCTGGTGTACATAACGGCGTTGCGGCCTGTTGGGGCCATAATAAGTTTGTGCACTTACTGCACCTGCTGCAAATAGACATATTGCAAAAAAGATAAATTTTTTCATTTTTTATTTGTTTTTAACGGTAGCGGAACGAATCGCATGCATTTACTTTTTAAGTACGGGGCTGCAATCCTTCCTTGATTATTTTGATTTATATAGGCATAGAGTAAAAATTAAGGAAAAGGTTTATTTAAAATATTCAATAATTCGTGTCAATTAAATTTCTTCATCAAATCTTCAAAAATCCCGATACTTGTTACTCATTACCTGATACCATTTTATACTACATTTGACCATGCCAAAATTCAATAACGGTATTTGCCGTGCTTTAATTATAGCACTTAATTTTATTGCAGTAAATGCTTTTGCACAAAGGGAAAGCTATGTACAAAGCCTGAACACAAAAAATCGTTGGGTTGATTCTGTTTATAATAAACTAAGTCGCAAGCAACGGATAGCCCAGTTGCTTTTTGTAAGAGCGCATACCAACAAAGGCAAAGCTTATGAAGATTCTGTTGCCCGGGTAATTAAAGAAGAGCAGGTGGGCGGCCTGGTTTTTTTTCAGGGTGGTCCAGGCAGGCAGGCTATATTGGTTAATAAATATCAGAAACTTGCAGAGGTACCTTTGCTTATTTCAATGGATGGTGAATGGGGCCTGGGTATGCGTCTGGATTCGACCATATCATACCCCTACCAGATGACACTCGGCGCTATACAGGATAATAACCTGATATACAAAATGGGGCAACAGGTAGCGTATGACTTTAAGCGCCTGGGTATCCAGATAAACTTTGGGCCTGATATGGATATCAACAACAACCCCAACAACCCGGTGATCAATTATCGTTCCTTTGGCGATAATATGTATAACGTGGCCAAAAAAGGTATAGCTTATTTTAAGGGGATGCAAGATGCCGGTTTGTTAACCACAGCCAAGCATTTTCCGGGTCATGGTGATACCAATGTAGATTCGCACTTTGATTTGCCTTTGCTGCCATACAGCCGTGCCCGTCTGGACTCGCTCGAAGAATATCCTTTCCGGGAGGCTATTAATGCCGGTATCAGTGGCATCATGATAGCGCACATGAACATACCCGCGTTGGATAGTACCAAACGTTTGCCTTCAACCTTGTCGCGCCCTATCGTAACAGGTGTTTTGAAAGATTCGTTGAAGTTTAAAGGATTAGTAGTATCTGATGCTATGGAGATGAAAGGTGTGACTAAATATTTTCCAAATGGGGAGGCTGATGTAAAAGCATTTTTGGCCGGCATTGATGTTATTGAATTATCAGAAAACTCCGATCGTGCCATTAAACTTATCCGTAGGGCTATTCGTAAAGGTTTAATCAGCCCTGAAGAATTTCAGACCAAAGTGAAGAAAGTACTGGCCGCCAAATATTGGGCCGGACTTAACCGCCGTCAAAATATTTCGCCGGTGAATTTGAATGAAGACCTGAACCGTCAAACGGCTAAAGACCTTGTACAGCAGTTGAGCGATGCAGCGGTAACTTTATTAAAAGGTAATTCGGCCACGTTGAAATTGAACCCCTTCCTTAAAACGGCCATTGTGAGTATTGGGGTAGATGCTCCTACCGTTTTTCAGCAGGAGATGGCCAAAAGCTTTCCTAACTGCCGCATATTTATGGTAGCCAAAAATGCCCCGGCTATTGAGGTTAGAAATATCATGAACTGGGTAAAGCAATACACCCAGGTAATTGTGGGGATACATGATACCCGCCTGCGCCCTCAAAGTAAACTGGATTACAGCGCTGATGTGCGCCAGATGATAGCTGATCTGGCCATTCGCAAGGGTGTGGTAATGAGTGTTTTTGCCAATGCCTACACTATAGCTGGTTTGCCCGGTATCGAAAAAAGTAATGCCTTGCTGGTGTGTTATCAAATGAGCGCGGAACTGCAAAAATCGGCTGCCAAAGTAATTGCCGGTACGTTAAAGCCAACCGGTAAATTACCGGTAAGTGTTAATACCTCTTTCCCAACAGGAACAGGTTTAGGGCTGCAATAGCAATAAAAGTTTTTAAGCGAAATTCTTATCGGCGAGGATCTTTTTTTTGCTTAGCAGGTTTAAGAGGTATTTGCCTTCTGCTTCATCAATACTTTCGCCAAACCGTATGGTTTTCATGCCATAATCAAATGCAATGGTGCCGGTATTGTTGATTTCGTTAAGTGACCGGAGCGCATTATACCTACCAAATCCGGCATTTATTTGGTCGTTTTGTACCCTGAAACTATTGCATGAGTTAAGATCATAGAAAGT
This region of Mucilaginibacter inviolabilis genomic DNA includes:
- a CDS encoding glycoside hydrolase family 3 protein produces the protein MPKFNNGICRALIIALNFIAVNAFAQRESYVQSLNTKNRWVDSVYNKLSRKQRIAQLLFVRAHTNKGKAYEDSVARVIKEEQVGGLVFFQGGPGRQAILVNKYQKLAEVPLLISMDGEWGLGMRLDSTISYPYQMTLGAIQDNNLIYKMGQQVAYDFKRLGIQINFGPDMDINNNPNNPVINYRSFGDNMYNVAKKGIAYFKGMQDAGLLTTAKHFPGHGDTNVDSHFDLPLLPYSRARLDSLEEYPFREAINAGISGIMIAHMNIPALDSTKRLPSTLSRPIVTGVLKDSLKFKGLVVSDAMEMKGVTKYFPNGEADVKAFLAGIDVIELSENSDRAIKLIRRAIRKGLISPEEFQTKVKKVLAAKYWAGLNRRQNISPVNLNEDLNRQTAKDLVQQLSDAAVTLLKGNSATLKLNPFLKTAIVSIGVDAPTVFQQEMAKSFPNCRIFMVAKNAPAIEVRNIMNWVKQYTQVIVGIHDTRLRPQSKLDYSADVRQMIADLAIRKGVVMSVFANAYTIAGLPGIEKSNALLVCYQMSAELQKSAAKVIAGTLKPTGKLPVSVNTSFPTGTGLGLQ